The following coding sequences are from one Rhineura floridana isolate rRhiFlo1 chromosome 2, rRhiFlo1.hap2, whole genome shotgun sequence window:
- the LOC133378265 gene encoding E3 ubiquitin-protein ligase RNF4-like: MSSANAKRDGTKCRKNKRDTGLIPARPHSDLGKMVVGAASEPRILPPFLLSTSSMALPLHAATAGSSPNAGPSFLEPTAPLSDRKETEQEAIQRVHCGDKTHSMQTRRQSRMAASAAEVDPVGLDDGSVDKEIIDLTCESSEPVVIDLTHNDSVVFVGNGQWQNQELRSQPLSDSCILSSGGDGSRHTESEVLVASKLPRELGEEGFASSRSLGIVSCPICMESYAEIVHGGRLIVSTKCGRIFCSQCLRDSLRHASSCPTCRKKLSQKQYHPIYI; this comes from the coding sequence ATGAGTTCAGCCAATGCAAAACGTGATGGAACCAAGTGCCGGAAAAACAAGAGGGACACTGGTCTCATCCCAGCAAGACCTCATAGTGATTTAGgcaagatggtggtgggagctGCTTCTGAACCCAGAATCCTCCCCCCCTTCTTGCTGTCCACTTCCTCCATGGCTTTGCCTTTACATGCTGCAACTGCTGGCTCCTCTCCTAATGCAGGGCCCAGTTTTCTGGAACCAACTGCTCCTTTGAGTGATAGGAAAGAAACTGAGCAGGAAGCCATTCAGAGAGTGCATTGTGGAGATAAGACTCATTCTATGCAAACTCGGAGGCAAAGTAGAATGGCAGCTTCAGCTGCAGAAGTAGACCCAGTCGGTCTTGATGATGGAAGTGTTGACAAGGAAATCATTGACCTTACCTGTGAATCTTCAGAACCTGTAGTCATTGATCTTACACATAATGAttctgttgtgtttgttgggaATGGACAGTGGCAAAATCAAGAGTTAAGAAGCCAACCATTGTCTGACAGCTGTATATTAagtagtggtggtgatggcagcagaCATACAGAGAGTGAGGTGCTTGTCGCCAgtaagctgcccagagaattGGGAGAGGAAGGATTTGCAAGCTCAAGGTCCTTGGGCATTGTGAGTTGTCCAATTTGCATGGAGAGCTATGCAGAGATTGTCCATGGTGGGCGGCTCATAGTATCAACAAAATGTGGCCGCATTTTCTGTAGTCAATGCCTCCGTGACTCTCTTAGGCATGCTAGCTCCTGCCCAACTTGTAGGAAAAAACTCAGTCAAAAACAGTATCATCCAATTTATATATGA